ATCGTTTAGAGAACGGGGCTCGACTTCCTGCACAAACCGGGACTCGAGCGAACCAGAAAGCGATTCGTCGTTGATTAGAGCGCAAACACCACATCGCACCTCGCTACACCACAGCACCAAGAGTTAGGGCTCGGAGATCCATCCAGGGTCACAAGTTCTCCTTCTCGGCAGCTTGCAACATCTCCCAGAGTTTCACCTAGAGGTTCATCACATTGGATCATCGATGTTCTCGCCCCGTTTTCCTCCCGGAATGGGGTCACGCTCGTGAGCCTGGCTGGAGCGGAACAGCCTTGAGGAAGCCGAAGATGAAGCAAAATGTTTGCGTGAGCCCAATGGGAGGACTTGAGTTCAAGAGGTTTCGCTAGTACAGGAAGGTCTGGGATGAGGAAAGGCAGGGAGACAGAGCCACACTGCCACATCTGAGGACTGAAGATCTACGTGTAGAGGCACAGCTGTGCGAGACGCATGGGCCTCCATCATGTAGGCAGGAGAAATACAGTTAACCCATTTCCTGCCAAGAGCCAACACTAAGCTGCTGGAACCCATCAGCTGTGGCTATCTGCATGTATAGCACCGTACTCCAGCACTGATCGCCACGTCTACCTTGAATTTTTGTCTTCAAACGAGTCTCAACTAGAATGTGACTGTGCACTTGACCAAATAATACAGCATCACAATGGTCAGCTGTATTCACGACACGCTTCACTAGGCAGCAGCTTGTCAATTCATGAGCTGCAAGACCCAGAAGTGACATTCTTTACATGGAGCCTTGGTGGGGTGAGGCTGTTGGATGTAGCCCTCGCGAAGCTGAAGGACACAGCATTTCCCATCAGCACCGAGTGACTCGGAGTGAAGTGTCTTCTGATGGCTAAATCAGCTCAGCTCCGGACAGGGACCTGGTTCAGCGGAGTCTCACGAGGACCGCAGCTTTAAGCATCATAACCACGATCATCTCGGCCTTCTAAGGCCTTCATGATGTTCTATGATCATCTCAGGCTTCACTTCAGGCTTCAGCACCATCACTACTATCACCATCATCTCAGCCTTCCGCACCATCACCGCACCCTTCAGCATCATCTCAGCCTTCTCCACCATTCCCATCATCTCATCAGCATCGGGAGGTCCTGCCAAGGTCAAACGGACCACCAAGAAGGCTCAACTCGCGCGAGCATCATCATGGCGAATGTGTGATGACGGTCGTATCGCGCTGAAAGCGCACGAGCCACTCCGGAAACCCTGGCTGTTTTTGTCGTTCTCCCCACGGAAAGAACCGAGAACTGGCGTCTCGCGCACCCGGCGCCGCAGCGCGCGCAATACGGGAGGGTGTCGAAATACCACGGCACGCGCGCGTTCATTAGCGAATAAAATGAACGGCACGAAGCAAAAGGGAGAAGGACGAAGGTGCGCGCGGAGGGGACTCTGTGTCTCGCACAGCGGCGCACGGGATTTTCATCATATCGTCACATTtcacatcatcatgtcatgatcgcctcacacacacacacacacacggtcagtGGCACTAACTTGGTCCAGagccggacacacacacacacacacacacgtcggaGAGGCGAAACGCGGTGTTTTGAATTGAAGCCGCCGgcggtgtgtgttttgttcgagtgtgtgtgtgtgtgtgtgtgttgtcaggAGCTCCTTCTGCCCTTTACGCGCGTTCGGCTTCGTGAAAAGCGGTCACTCAGAACGACTCTCGTCtcgtctctcacacacacacacacacacaacacacactccaccttaccttcttcttcttctcctctgcgCCAGGGATGCTGCGCGATGCcggcggttgtgtgtgtgtgtgtgtgtcggggggagAAGCAAGGCGGCACTGCGCGAGCATCCGCCGTGTGTGAGCGGCGCTCCGTCCTGGGGAGGAACACACCACTGTAGCTCGGAACGGAGGGGCTCGAGCtgctctccccccacccccccgggaGGGGGAACTACCCGCGTTCGTCGACGGACCCGAGTTTATTATCGCACCTGATTCATGAGCATCTCCGCCACCTTAAGGTCACTTGCGCTGAAAAACGtaataattggaaaaaaaaaaaaaaaaatcatcatcataCCGACAAATGTTTGGATGCCTGATggggcagaaaaaaatgaatcaccCTGAAAGATGTGGctcgtgttgtgtgtgtgtgtaaaaagggtAAAAGTGAATTTTGCAGCAGTGTGTTTGGGTCTTTTCCAGTTCTGGTTGTTCATATAGACCCATGAAACAGAGGTTGAGAGgcactggggtggggggtgactCCCTCATTCTTCATGCCCCTCATTTCTAATACCCAAGGCTAATCTGCGCAAATACAGGGGCATCTGAGAGCAAAACATAGTAAAATCGCAGGAACCCAGTCAGTGTGTTACTGGGAGTTCAAACCTGCTGCTTTTGCTCTGAATTTTATGCAGAATTTTCTACAATCAGTCATGCAGATCTAACATGttaaatgcacatttgtttacTCATCTATTTATTGATttgctagtttttttttgtttttcacttatcTCCTTATTTTCTGATTTCCGACTTATTTATCCTTCCTTCTTTTCTTTGATGTGTCACTGACCCTGCAGGGCAGAGCTGCTGCGATGCAAAACCAATTGCAGGGAAATGTGACAATGAAGTTCAGTCCTACGGTAACACACCGCACGGCTTGGAGAACATCAGTCTCACACACGAAATGCAGTAATGCATGTCAgtgacagaaataaagaaataaacatcttccaaaagggaaaaagacaaatattatGTGATATTACTTGATGTCTTAGGACTTTTCCAAGAACGTGAATCAGCGCTCAGTAAATACGTTCTGTGTGCAGAGCGATACCTCATTTATAGACATTTATTAGTTTGCTCTGAACAGACaaagcccctccccctctgttATTTCctttcacacatacacaggcacCTGGCTTTGTTGTCATGCCAACCTGAAGCCCCTCCCATGGCCGATGACATCATCAGGCCAAATGCAGGAGGCAGCATGTGGGAGAGGGTGCGAGAAGCAGCGAGAAGGAAGGCAGGGAGGCGGGTGatgggaggaaggaggagagagggaaCCGTGGGATGGGTTGTCTCACGCTCAGGAGTTATTAGGCAGACATGCAGATCTGACTCTAATCCGCTTTGGCAGGCAGCTCCTCGCAGGGCCGGCGATGCCGAGGACGAGCGACCCGGAGCACCGGGAGTGTGGGTGGACCAAGGCCGAGAAGAGGGGGCGCACGTGCACGGCCAAACGGAAAGCACCGGAAAGAGCTCCCCTCTCCTGCTGGTGGAGGCCCACATCAGCACTTGATGGTCCAACACGTAAATCACACTTCTAGACAAAGGCCACCGAGAGaacattacttttaaaatgatgcaCATTAAACAGCCGAGCGATCGTAAATAAAGCAGAGCAATTCAACGACGCTGTCGGGACGCTGCCGCTCGGCTCCGGGCCAGCTGACATTACCGCACCGTTTGACGCCGAGATCGTAAAATTTCAGGTCGTGTGGGGGTTTATAACGGCTGCTTCACGGCCCGCGTTTACCTCTTAGAGCACACCTTTCAGTTAATAGGCAGTACAAAGTTACAGCCCATTGTGAAGTGTGTCAAGCGCCGTGTGTCCTTTGTACCGTGCCTGTCGCTGTCGTATGAAGGCCAATTGTGGACCAACTCTCAGCGTGGACATACCCCCCTCAAACCAGGTGTAAATACCATTTTTATGACCCCAGCCCATCTTAAGGTAATGTCACACACTTACCGGTCATTTGGAAAGTGTAGGAAACCCATTCATTCTTTCACTTGTTGGTACCAAGTGCTTGAATGTCATACAACTGTTGTTACGACCAAATTCATACCGTCTTGTCAGAGTCATTATACTGTTCTGTACTTGAAATATGGCATTAAACAATTCATATTTAAGAAATAGGTTGGAAACATACtggtgttttctccaaagggagtTTTTCTTCCTAATAAATGAAGAGTAAAAAATTCACGTAAGCCCTAGCTGCTGTTCTGGTCTGTTTTAACCACCCTCCATGCGGAAGAACCTCCGGGAAGCAGAAAAACTGGATTTTATACATCTCAGCCTTTCACCCTGCAGAGGGGACGGGCACATGTTCGTTCTTTCTAACACAAGTCACATTCATCAAAATAGCCCCAGCGCTCAGCAGTTATGAAGACAAAGATGTCCTGTAACACTTAGAAAAATGCAAATCTCAGACCACTCGGGCATTCCTGCATAccatacaaacctaacattgtacgTTGCCTTGGGAAGAGATGATGAAAATGCAGAACGAGAATATTTAACATTACAAATCTGTTACTTAGAGAGCAAAGGAGAAACTCTGAGGAAACTGAAGTAAATTTACATTGTGTGTTTACATGGTTCCACACCGATACGCAGCTAATTACTACATCACTATCATTACCCATAGTGGCTGCATAGATCTCTCCCCCCGGACAACACAATGAGGAACATTTCATACCTCTAGCACATAGCCAAGCAAAAGGTTACTTACTTTGACAGGAACAAGTTACGAAATAGCAAAAATTTCCGTAAATTTCCTGCAATacgatgcaaaaaaaaaaaaaaaacctaacacCACAGTCCAAACTCTGCCAGTACTGAAAACGCAGGAGATTCAAAGATGCCGTAACAGCGAAGGCCTAAAAACACACTTAACAGTTCAAAGCAGTCAACATCAGCCCTGTTGTTTAAAACAGCATCACTGGTTGTATTAAAACCTTTATTAGTCACGTTTTGAGCACTGTACAATggcaaacaacaaaaacatctgaatcGCCTATGTAGGCATGGGGGCCCTCATAGGGCCGCGAGGTGGAGCAGGAGGGGGCCGGGGGGGCATGGGGGGTCCTCTCTGAAATCCAAATGGAGGCGGGCGTGGCGGACCGCCGCCGTAGCCTGGAGGAGGCATCGGAGGGGGGCCCCGCATGCCAGGAGGCATGGGTGGACCTGAAGGAAGGTGGGAGAGAGATCAGGTCAAGACAGCAGTGAAAATGGAGTAACATACCACAGTAACGCGCATCGCAACACGTCAACATGCTGAGCCAGAGCCTTTAATGTGATGGTCCTCATCTGCTAaggtaaacactgaaaatgattGAATTTAGCAACTTTGGCAGAATTATATGTCCGTAAATGTCGCCTGCTCCAGCAACAGCAGGACTCACCCATGGGGGGACCGAACGGGCCCCTCGGAGGCATTCCcatgggtgggggagggggcatgcccggtggaggtggagcacgACTCTGGTTGGAGCCGGGGGGGCCCGGTGGAGGGGGCACCATTCCAGGTGGGCCAGGAGGTGGCATGGGCATCTGAGGCATCCCTGCATGGTGTGAGGAGACACGAGAACATGGACATGTAGAGGACAACACTCCAGTCTCCAGGGACAGACACAGCGCCCAAACTTGCGTTTTGCAAGGAAAAGCCACAAAAAAAGGCGGGTCGTCACCAGTATCCACATACACATCATACCTTAAGGTTCCTcttaaatgtgaagaaatagTGAGACAACATACAAACgtaatttgtttacttttcccCTAGACTGGTCAGCGTATTTAGGAttagtttgatttttaatttttttgaaaaccagAATCATTATTTGATATCAAAACACTCATtaagaaaagcagaagtgagGATGGATTACCTGGGGGGTGCATGCCAGCGGGTGGGAATGGTGGCGGTCCAGGGGGTGGACCTCCCGCTGCTCCCTGAGGTCCTGGAGTGCCTGGAGCTGGAGGCATTGGCATTCCAGGAGGCATTCCTGGGGGCATGGAGCCTGGTGGGGGCACTGGGGGGAACGCGCCAGGTGGCGGCAGGCCTTCgagaaaaaaagtcaaaacgGAAGTCAGTGAGATGTGGAGGAGACTGACGTCCAGCATCACTCTTGAGCTGTAATGGCTCCCTGACCTCAAACAACCCGAAAAGGAAAAGTCACGACAAATTCAGGCTAGTGAAAAACACATGGGAAGTATGTGAGGAAAAAAACGCataaaagatggaaaaagtcATGTGAGGCACACGATAGTAAATTCAcaacattaagagaaaaagacacaggaagtgagagggagaaaaaaaaaaaaaaaaaaaaaccatgattGAGTCGCAAGAGGGACACTGAACACTAACCAGGCATGGGGATCCCAGGCCCCAGCGTGGTGAGCACAGGGGTGGGcgcagagggaggagggggcGCGTCGGCAAACAGCTGGTGAGGCCGATCCGCCTGCGACAGTGGGTTCTGAGCGGCCAGCAGGCGTTCGGCAGCCGAACCGTGTCGCTCGCCCTTAGAGTCCTTCTTGAAGGCGTAGGAAACTGTGATGGGCCGGTTGCACAGGTACTGGCCGTTCATGGCCTCGATGGCGGCGTCCGAGGCGTCAAAGCTGGCGAAGTTGATGAAAGCGTAGCCCTTGGAGTTACCGGTGTCAGGGTCCCGCATGATCTTGGGGGTCTGCAAGATGACGCCGAAGGCGCTGAAGGTATCGTAGAGGAGCTTCTCGTCGATCTCAGGGTCCAGGTTGCCGATGAAGATGTTGGCGCCCACATCCAGGTTTTTGTTGTGGGCAGAGGCCTTGTTGACGCGAATAGGTTTGCCATACAGCTTGATCATGTTCATGATCTTTATAGCGTAGTCAGCATCCTCCTCACTCAGGAACTCCACAAACCCATAGCCTAGGTGAGAAATGGATGCAGCAACATCATTGTGGACTGTTCAGAAAGTACACGAATACATTCTCTTAAGACCCAGCCTTTCATTTCTGTCCACTTTAGaggacagtttttttaaactatCTCCTGCAGATGCTAAaaagctgggttcaaatccatttTATAGACGATGTTTCATCctttaaaatcttttcacaGGTGTGGACATGGAGCTTGGACAACTTcacgaaaagaaaaaagaaccaaaaacatttttgtctggATCTTAGCAGATGTTTAGTGCAGAGCAATTTTTCACCCCCAAATCACTAACATTTTACCTCAGACAAACaccatgcaaattaaaaatatttccccTTTTAAAGAGGAAAATCACAATTGCAGTTCCAGAGGCATTTGAGCCGTTTTCCAAATCTGATCGCGAGCACATTCAACGCAACGCCGGATCCGTTCATCTCCACGCGACCCAGGAAGAGCACGGTTTCCAGCTGCTCGTGTCCAACTCACCCTGGTGCTGACCCGTCACCCTGTCCTTGGGCATGTGCGTGTTCACCACTGGGCCGGCCTGCAGAAAGAGCTCCCACAGCAGCGGCTCGGACACCTTCTCATCCAGGCCACCCACGTAAACCGTGGCATCTGCACAGGGGTCACACAGAAGGAAGATGAGATGTAGAATTGACATGTTGTATCAACCTGGCTGatcatgtttttcttcagaacGATGAATGTTAAACCACTTACACCTATTTgaagagctgggtcatttttactgtactatttCAGCTTAAGTATCTTGACCAATGGTGCCGCACCAGGATAATTTTAAGGCTACGAAcagcattaaattaattaaaagtaaacgCGACGGATATGCACAGAAATAAGAGCAAgcctgaagctgcacaaaatatttcatttatcgTTAAAACCAGAAACATATCTACGAACCAGTAATAAATCTGAAACACGGATGGATTTATGTTCCAAACAATGCGAAGCATAGAAAACACTAATGTAAGGTAGTGCTCTTCCGAATTTACAAAACAGTTAGCTTAAGGCTAAGAGCTCAGCTAGCTTATTTGTTTGAGTTCCGGGTTGAGGCTCTCGTTCTGAACACATTCGCTCTTTCAAACTAGCAAAGCTGCAACGGAAGTACTTGCGGCTAAACGGGGAATTTAATTTTCCTCGATTTAAGCCAAGTTTTCATTCAGGTTTTAGATGAGCTGCACAAATCCTACCTTGATTGCGCTCCGAAATTGGTCCTGCCGCCATGTCGAAAACGGCGTGCAGACGACTTCCGCCGGAAGCTTTCTCCCTCGTGAACCACGGCACTATCAGGAGTCCGCAGGACAAAACACAAGTGCGTCGCCCCCTGTCGGCCGGGAAGCCCCTCTTCAATTAAAGCTGGTTGGAAACATAAGAAATATATTTGGTGATCCCCTCCTATACACTGAGCGCGCGCATTAAATGTACCAGTTTCGATTATGACTTTATTTTCTCACGCCAGCAGTCGGTTCAGCCCTGAATTAGACtagagtggagtggagtggagtgcgACTAAGCCTTGGACGGATAACTCGATTACAGGAGTTAAGTTTTCCACAAAAGTCCGCCCGAGTGTGTTTTGCAGACACTAAGCGGGACGCGAGGGCCCTGCACGCGCAGAGCGTCGCACGGTccactgacc
This genomic interval from Scleropages formosus chromosome 23, fSclFor1.1, whole genome shotgun sequence contains the following:
- the sf3b4 gene encoding splicing factor 3B subunit 4 yields the protein MAAGPISERNQDATVYVGGLDEKVSEPLLWELFLQAGPVVNTHMPKDRVTGQHQGYGFVEFLSEEDADYAIKIMNMIKLYGKPIRVNKASAHNKNLDVGANIFIGNLDPEIDEKLLYDTFSAFGVILQTPKIMRDPDTGNSKGYAFINFASFDASDAAIEAMNGQYLCNRPITVSYAFKKDSKGERHGSAAERLLAAQNPLSQADRPHQLFADAPPPPSAPTPVLTTLGPGIPMPGLPPPGAFPPVPPPGSMPPGMPPGMPMPPAPGTPGPQGAAGGPPPGPPPFPPAGMHPPGMPQMPMPPPGPPGMVPPPPGPPGSNQSRAPPPPGMPPPPPMGMPPRGPFGPPMGPPMPPGMRGPPPMPPPGYGGGPPRPPPFGFQRGPPMPPRPPPAPPRGPMRAPMPT